One window from the genome of Actinoplanes teichomyceticus ATCC 31121 encodes:
- a CDS encoding TetR/AcrR family transcriptional regulator has translation MIESVIGPLPGARAGRDPARAIKRGPRSLPPEVIAATQRERLYDALVHTVAEKGYANARVSDICAAAGVTRPAFYALFAGKEDAFLDTYRHGTGVVLRLMDTAYAQAGDWRAGVRVALQVLLDVLASVPAFATMAIVEIDAAGPLARRERTELLGRFARFFADAPAVPDGLVGAVVGGVYATIHGHVAAGRVAQLPDLLPMLSYFMMAPFVGRDGAAAELVAPPPGERVVAPCATSDTDGVFH, from the coding sequence ATGATTGAATCTGTTATCGGCCCGCTCCCGGGGGCCCGCGCCGGGCGGGACCCGGCCCGTGCGATCAAACGCGGTCCGCGCTCGCTGCCGCCCGAGGTCATCGCCGCCACCCAGCGCGAGCGCCTGTACGACGCGCTGGTGCACACGGTCGCCGAGAAGGGGTACGCCAACGCCCGGGTCAGCGACATCTGCGCCGCCGCCGGGGTGACCCGCCCGGCGTTCTACGCGCTCTTCGCCGGCAAGGAGGACGCCTTCCTGGACACCTACCGGCACGGCACGGGCGTGGTGCTGCGGTTGATGGACACCGCGTACGCCCAGGCCGGCGACTGGCGGGCCGGTGTCCGGGTCGCGCTGCAGGTGCTGCTCGACGTGCTGGCCAGTGTCCCGGCGTTCGCCACGATGGCGATCGTGGAGATCGACGCGGCCGGTCCGCTGGCCCGCCGGGAGCGCACCGAGTTGCTGGGCCGTTTCGCCCGGTTCTTCGCCGACGCCCCGGCGGTGCCGGACGGCCTGGTCGGCGCCGTCGTCGGCGGCGTCTACGCGACCATTCACGGTCACGTGGCCGCCGGCCGGGTGGCGCAGCTGCCGGACCTGCTGCCGATGCTCAGCTACTTCATGATGGCGCCGTTCGTCGGCCGCGACGGCGCCGCCGCCGAGCTGGTCGCGCCGCCGCCCGGGGAGCGGGTGGTGGCCCCGTGCGCCACGTCAGATACCGACGGGGTTTTTCACTGA
- a CDS encoding Tat pathway signal sequence domain protein — MHRNRITTAAVTGAALTLLFAGPVRADAAAAVLTTGSPAGPAVAAGDTISAGLATGTQGLFATAPGGSNGMKCNASNFSAVVSNNPTAPGGATLGSALAVSNCTVTGVPGVTGVNSVTINNQPYATTVASNGTVTVTGTAARPISATLVLRSLLGTVTCNFVANGNTISGTASNTDNSITFVDQQFNKSSGPAACVPNGYFTAKYTPVRNSAAAPVFVN, encoded by the coding sequence ATGCACAGGAACCGCATCACCACCGCCGCCGTGACCGGCGCCGCCCTGACCCTGCTGTTCGCCGGGCCGGTCCGGGCCGACGCGGCCGCCGCCGTGCTGACCACCGGCTCCCCGGCCGGACCGGCGGTGGCCGCCGGCGACACCATCTCGGCCGGGCTGGCCACCGGCACCCAGGGCCTGTTCGCCACCGCGCCCGGCGGCAGCAACGGCATGAAGTGCAACGCCTCCAACTTCAGCGCCGTGGTCAGCAACAACCCGACCGCGCCCGGCGGCGCCACGCTCGGCTCCGCCCTGGCCGTCTCCAACTGCACGGTCACCGGCGTGCCCGGGGTCACCGGCGTCAACAGCGTGACGATCAACAACCAGCCGTACGCCACCACGGTGGCCAGCAACGGCACCGTCACGGTCACCGGCACCGCCGCCCGGCCGATCTCCGCGACCCTGGTGCTGCGCTCCCTGCTCGGTACGGTGACCTGCAACTTCGTCGCCAACGGCAACACCATCAGCGGCACCGCGAGCAACACCGACAACTCGATCACGTTCGTCGACCAGCAGTTCAACAAGAGCAGCGGCCCGGCCGCCTGCGTCCCGAACGGCTACTTCACCGCCAAGTACACGCCGGTGAGGAACTCCGCCGCCGCCCCGGTCTTCGTCAACTGA
- a CDS encoding family 43 glycosylhydrolase — protein MSRSRVRTAVTAVLALLLGALALPQPAAAATTLIYATFKGDAAADEELWIYQSTNGGTSYSTLTDTNFHGPTGVLRDPSILKRNGVYYVAYTVQSWTTNSTYFSIASSTNLTSWTNIASIPAGVSGANYTWAPEFYVEGGSVKLITSVASTSCSFCFRPYVYTAQNTALTSWSGPAQMWGLGTNHIDTFVVKSGSTWHAFTKNETTKYIEHWTTTANLTEGWVNKGTLFAAGYEGPSLVKLDNGSWRMYVDHYSAGDGIYTATSSDLNTWSSLSKITCSGCRHGTAIAK, from the coding sequence ATGAGCCGATCCCGCGTCCGCACCGCCGTCACCGCCGTCCTCGCCCTGCTCCTCGGCGCGCTCGCCCTGCCCCAGCCCGCCGCGGCGGCCACCACACTGATCTACGCCACCTTCAAGGGCGACGCCGCCGCCGACGAGGAACTCTGGATCTACCAGTCGACCAACGGCGGCACGAGTTACAGCACGCTGACCGACACCAACTTCCACGGTCCCACCGGGGTGCTGCGCGACCCGAGCATCCTCAAGCGCAACGGCGTCTACTACGTCGCCTACACGGTGCAGTCGTGGACCACCAACAGCACCTACTTCTCCATCGCGTCCAGCACCAACCTCACCAGCTGGACGAACATCGCCAGCATCCCGGCCGGCGTCAGCGGCGCGAACTACACCTGGGCGCCGGAGTTCTACGTCGAGGGCGGCAGCGTCAAGCTGATCACCAGCGTCGCGTCGACCAGCTGCTCGTTCTGCTTCCGGCCGTACGTCTACACCGCGCAGAACACCGCCCTGACCAGCTGGAGCGGCCCGGCGCAGATGTGGGGCCTGGGCACCAACCACATCGACACGTTCGTGGTGAAATCCGGGAGCACCTGGCACGCCTTCACCAAGAACGAGACCACCAAGTACATCGAGCACTGGACCACCACGGCGAACCTCACCGAGGGCTGGGTGAACAAGGGCACCCTGTTCGCCGCGGGCTACGAGGGACCGTCCCTGGTCAAGCTGGACAACGGCAGCTGGCGCATGTACGTGGACCACTACAGCGCCGGTGACGGCATCTACACCGCCACGAGCTCCGACCTGAACACCTGGAGCAGCCTCAGCAAGATCACCTGTTCCGGGTGCCGGCACGGCACCGCGATCGCGAAGTGA
- a CDS encoding glycoside hydrolase family 43 protein: MKRRSLILGATGALLVPGAARAAATYSGYAMAYFTESPTMAAANYGLHLAVSADGLNWTPLNQNNAVATPTLGSRGLRDPFLLRKQDGTFVVLATDLNGTDWSYRSQYLHVWDSPDLRTFTGYRLLKVHSLATHAWAPEAYWDASRGQYAIVYSAVNGTGHNVLMVNYTSDFVTASAPAVFFDPGYDAIDGSFVTAGGVTYMYYKNNTNSTLLGARSSSPAAGSFTVYTGGIGPGRGVEAPQISKSNTADVWHMWGDTWSPNGRFFCWQTTNLAAGNWTLLNDRAYTQPLNSKHPGITPLTGTEMSNLTARWGTPAWNRITSYNFPDRYVRHADNVARIDTYPFDPYQDQLWTLVPGLADPAGVSFRSVNHPDRYLRHYNYAVVLNPNDGTGTFAADATFYRSPGFADVSWTSFRSSSHPDRYLRHSGYVLRIDPVTSGSATTAKQDATFRIGY, translated from the coding sequence ATGAAGCGACGTTCCCTCATCCTGGGCGCCACCGGAGCGCTCCTGGTCCCCGGCGCGGCTCGCGCCGCCGCCACCTACTCCGGGTACGCCATGGCGTACTTCACCGAGTCCCCGACGATGGCCGCCGCCAACTACGGGCTGCACCTGGCCGTCAGCGCGGACGGGCTCAACTGGACCCCGCTCAACCAGAACAACGCCGTCGCCACGCCCACCCTCGGCAGCCGGGGCCTGCGCGACCCGTTCCTGCTGCGCAAGCAGGACGGCACGTTCGTGGTGCTGGCCACCGACCTGAACGGCACCGACTGGTCGTACCGGAGCCAGTACCTGCATGTCTGGGACTCGCCCGACCTGCGCACCTTCACCGGCTACCGGCTGCTGAAGGTGCACTCGCTGGCCACCCACGCCTGGGCGCCGGAGGCGTACTGGGACGCCTCACGCGGGCAGTACGCGATCGTCTACTCGGCGGTCAACGGCACCGGCCACAACGTTCTGATGGTCAACTACACCAGCGACTTCGTCACCGCCTCGGCGCCCGCGGTCTTCTTCGACCCCGGGTACGACGCGATCGACGGCAGCTTCGTCACGGCCGGCGGCGTGACCTACATGTACTACAAGAACAACACCAACAGCACGCTGCTGGGCGCCCGCTCGTCGTCGCCGGCCGCGGGCAGCTTCACCGTCTACACCGGCGGGATCGGCCCCGGCCGCGGGGTCGAGGCGCCGCAGATCAGCAAGTCGAACACCGCCGACGTCTGGCACATGTGGGGGGACACCTGGAGCCCCAACGGCCGGTTCTTCTGCTGGCAGACGACCAACCTGGCGGCCGGGAACTGGACCCTGCTCAACGACCGGGCCTACACCCAGCCGCTGAACTCCAAACACCCGGGGATCACTCCGCTGACCGGCACCGAGATGTCGAACCTGACCGCCCGGTGGGGGACACCCGCCTGGAACCGGATCACGTCGTACAACTTCCCGGACCGCTACGTGCGGCACGCCGACAACGTCGCCCGGATCGACACCTATCCGTTCGACCCGTACCAGGACCAGCTGTGGACGCTGGTGCCCGGCCTGGCCGACCCGGCCGGCGTGTCGTTCCGCTCGGTGAACCATCCGGACCGGTACCTGCGCCACTACAACTACGCCGTGGTGCTGAACCCGAACGACGGCACCGGCACGTTCGCCGCGGACGCCACCTTCTACCGCTCGCCCGGTTTCGCCGACGTCTCCTGGACGTCGTTCCGTTCCTCCAGCCACCCGGACCGCTACCTGCGGCACAGCGGCTACGTGCTGCGCATCGACCCGGTCACCAGCGGTTCCGCCACCACCGCCAAGCAGGACGCCACCTTCCGCATCGGGTACTGA
- a CDS encoding transglycosylase family protein translates to MSRIGRRTRLAALSLVAAGVTGAGVLLAPAAPASAAGVNWDRLARCESGGRWHINTGNGYYGGLQFSRSTWKAYGGTKYAPTADRASKAEQIKIAKKLYAKRGLSPWPVCGKKAGVRQKASPKKKAKASGKTYVVKSGDTLARIARKYHVKGGWRALYQLNKSRLKSPTMIFPGQRIRL, encoded by the coding sequence ATGTCTCGGATCGGAAGACGAACGCGCCTTGCTGCCCTCAGCCTGGTCGCCGCGGGTGTGACCGGAGCCGGCGTGCTGCTCGCGCCGGCCGCCCCGGCCAGCGCCGCCGGCGTCAACTGGGACCGGCTCGCGCGGTGCGAGTCCGGCGGCAGGTGGCACATCAACACCGGCAACGGGTACTACGGCGGCCTGCAGTTCAGCCGCAGCACCTGGAAGGCGTACGGCGGGACGAAGTACGCCCCGACCGCCGACCGGGCCAGCAAGGCCGAGCAGATCAAAATCGCCAAGAAGCTGTACGCCAAGCGGGGCCTGAGCCCGTGGCCGGTGTGCGGCAAGAAGGCCGGCGTGCGCCAGAAGGCGTCGCCGAAGAAGAAGGCCAAGGCCTCCGGCAAGACGTACGTGGTCAAGTCCGGTGACACCCTCGCCCGGATCGCCCGGAAGTACCACGTCAAGGGTGGCTGGCGCGCGCTCTACCAGCTCAACAAGAGCCGGCTGAAGAGCCCGACCATGATCTTCCCCGGTCAGCGCATCCGGCTCTGA